GGGTGTAGGTTTCCATGCCGTAGTCGTCGGCGGGACGGTTCAGAAGCAGCATGTAGACGAAGCCGACATAGGCGCGGTCCGTGAGACCTATTGTGGCATATTTGGTCTGAAACTCTTCCGAGCGCATCAGCTCCATGATCATTCCGGCGACCGTCCTGTCTCCGCTTTCAAGCGCTTGCGACCACTTTTCCGCGCCGTCGGCGGCGACCTCATGTCCCATCACCAGGCAGTACGCGAAGCTCGCCTGCCTGACATATGTGGATTTGTCCGCCGCAATGGTCTCGGGGTCGCATTCCCGAACCGCCTTCGGCGAAGGCTGAACCCCGCGCGTAATGTCGCGCACCGTCTTGTAAGCAGGCTTCGGCTCGCCGGTCTTCCATTTGCCGTCGGACGCCGGCGTAAGTCTGACCAATCCCATATTTGCTTCGAAGCTCGGCGCCCAGTAGGTCTCGTCGAATAGTTCATAGATATGGGCGACTTCGACCTTGTACTTATCGCTAAGCTCGCCAAGCCTCGTCATCGTCTGCTTGATGCCGTCGGCCTGCTGCCTCTCGCCGCGCTGGCTTCCATAAGGATTGTTGAATTCGGTGACCCAGATGGGCTTGCCGTAGGCGGAGATCTCGCGAAAGGCCCACTCAGGATCCTCGCCATACATGTGCCAGACCGAGATGTCCCAGGCGATCCCGTCCTGCTTCATCCGCGCGAATGCCCCGGTGTGGCCCCATCCGGCTGTGCCGATCGCCTTTCTGATGCCGGGATCGACCTGGCTCATGCCTTCGGACAAGCCTTTGAGGACAGCGCTTACCTTCACCCACCGCGGACCGTAGTAATCAAGCGCTCCGGTTCCCCCTCCGGGTCCCCATCCACAGGGATACTGGCTGCCGTCGTCCCGCTTCTCGCAGGCCTTGATAATGGCATAGTTCTCCATCTCGTTACCGAGTTCCCAAACGCGGATGTCGGCCTTGAACCTGGTTCCGAGAGCGACCGCCACGTTTCGGCTCTTTTCGTAGAGCTCCTGCGGAGTGTCCTTGTCCAGATCCATGCCACCGGGTGTCAGCACAGGCAGGATCTCGATCCCTTTCGCCTTTCCGACCGCGACTAGTTCCGCAAGCATGTCCTCGTTGTCTTCGCCGGTGACGTTGACCCTGTATGATTTCAGGCCGAGATCCTTGAGGAAGTCGAGCTGCCGCTCGATCGGAATGCCCGGATAGGCGGTTATCGGGTGGCCGTTGACGCCCCAAAGTACATCCGCCGAAGCAGGCATGGCGGTCGCCAACAGACAGGTTACGACGGCTGCAAGACGCAACGACATGACAAGAGCCTCCTGCCCGAATACAGATCCAGCCTCGATAGTTGGGACAGCAATGCCGGGAAGCAATTTGCCCATACGGGTGAACGCAACGCTTACGTACCCCTTTCGGAGGCTATCCAATCGGGGCTCGCGCCGTCTTGGCAACAGCCTGGCGAGCCGCCGACCTCTTCGGCAAGTATTGGCGCCGCCCGGCCGCCCGAGGCCTTCCGCCGCCACTGAAGCGGCGAGGAACCTCGGTTTCCACTACCCCTTTGGGCGAGTGCATTGCCTAACCCATTGGACGTCATGACCTTCCACCCGGTTTGGCTGACTATCCTTAGGAACGCAGGCGGTCGCCTTGGCCGGAAAGGACAGGAATGCTCTCGGTAAAGCGCGCACTCTTCATGAGCGTGGGTGAAC
The window above is part of the Mesorhizobium sp. WSM4904 genome. Proteins encoded here:
- a CDS encoding DUF4214 domain-containing protein, which gives rise to MSLRLAAVVTCLLATAMPASADVLWGVNGHPITAYPGIPIERQLDFLKDLGLKSYRVNVTGEDNEDMLAELVAVGKAKGIEILPVLTPGGMDLDKDTPQELYEKSRNVAVALGTRFKADIRVWELGNEMENYAIIKACEKRDDGSQYPCGWGPGGGTGALDYYGPRWVKVSAVLKGLSEGMSQVDPGIRKAIGTAGWGHTGAFARMKQDGIAWDISVWHMYGEDPEWAFREISAYGKPIWVTEFNNPYGSQRGERQQADGIKQTMTRLGELSDKYKVEVAHIYELFDETYWAPSFEANMGLVRLTPASDGKWKTGEPKPAYKTVRDITRGVQPSPKAVRECDPETIAADKSTYVRQASFAYCLVMGHEVAADGAEKWSQALESGDRTVAGMIMELMRSEEFQTKYATIGLTDRAYVGFVYMLLLNRPADDYGMETYTRQLRAGTMTRDDLVFGIAQSSEFNSRHVVTRGAPAVSTPG